In Brachypodium distachyon strain Bd21 chromosome 2, Brachypodium_distachyon_v3.0, whole genome shotgun sequence, one genomic interval encodes:
- the LOC100828689 gene encoding uncharacterized protein LOC100828689, which produces MSAHLPPPHGPRASLAAGDPKKTDHGGEPTKKLPSCCGAGDHQHPKKPGSSGPSAAKLALGSFLGVVVLFAVDVSLTGAGADQRLRHQYQHYLGGGGGGRAEGAPAPPSWLSVPNPSNFTGDLLSRWLTPGGSPCRDARTTNISIPVLDDAVTKLSATEIHEFTFWALDDTGLRRCLGGDFFEIDLSGSAWKSRPPVVDHGDGSYTFRLQVAPRFATEEFHLTIVLLFRSFEGLKFSSARFKYRAELRRIPLFFRPGNASLPALETCRAADFGRDVWSGRWTRLAKNDNCDDVDGAGRYRCLEPEYPCEAPWCNGPLGVLESNGWVYSAHCSFKLFTADAAWRCLDGKWLFFWGDSNHVDTIRNLLTFVLGVEDTSAVTRRFDAVFTNPSGQAGTLRITSIFNGHWNMSMNYLGLHSLRHKGFRQLVRSYFLGDDRVPDVVILNSGLHDGCYWSSLRSYVQGTEYAVQFWAGLMAKVRSRGLTVPRVFYRTTVATGGYARDLAFNPNKMELFNGVLVEKMRQHGVLTGGVIDNFDMTFPWHYDNRCNDGVHYGRAPAKLVWRDGKIGHQYFVDLMLGHVLLNAICNG; this is translated from the coding sequence ATGTCGGCGCACCTCCCGCCGCCCCACGGGCCACGCGCCAGCCTCGCTGCCGGGGACCCCAAGAAGACCGACCACGGAGGGGAACCCACGAAGAAGCTCCCCTCCTGCTGCGGTGCCGGGGACCACCAGCACCCCAAGAAGcccggcagcagcggccccTCCGCCGCGAAGCTCGCTCTCGGGTCCTtcctcggcgtcgtcgtcctctTCGCCGTCGACGTTTCCCTCACCGGCGCTGGCGCGGACCAGCGGCTGCGCCACCAGTACCAACATTAcctcgggggcggcggcggcggacgcgccGAGGGTGCCCCCGCCCCACCTTCTTGGCTCTCCGTGCCGAACCCCTCCAATTTCACCGGGGACCTGCTCTCCCGGTGGCTCACGCCCGGGGGCTCGCCGTGCCGCGACGCCCGCACGACCAACATCTCCATCCCGGTTCTTGACGACGCCGTGACCAAGCTGAGCGCCACCGAGATTCACGAGTTCACCTTCTGGGCGCTGGACGACACCGGCCTGCGGCGCTGCCTCGGTGGGGATTTCTTCGAGATTGATCTCTCCGGGTCCGCCTGGAAGTCGCGCCCCCCCGTCGTGGACCATGGCGACGGCTCCTACACCTTCCGCCTCCAGGTTGCGCCCCGCTTCGCCACGGAGGAATTCCACCTCACTATCGTCCTCCTCTTCCGGAGCTTCGAGGGTCTCAAGTTCTCCTCCGCAAGGTTCAAGTACCGCGCCGAGCTCCGCCGCATTCCGCTGTTCTTCAGGCCGGGCAACGCGTCGCTCCCCGCGCTGGAAActtgccgcgccgccgacttCGGCCGTGATGTCTGGTCCGGCCGGTGGACGAGGCTCGCCAAGAACGACAACTGCGATGACGtggacggcgccggccggTACCGGTGCCTAGAACCGGAGTACCCATGTGAGGCACCGTGGTGCAACGGTCCATTGGGCGTGCTGGAGAGCAACGGGTGGGTCTACTCGGCGCACTGCTCGTTCAAGCTCTTCACGGCTGATGCGGCGTGGCGGTGCCTTGACGGCAAGTGGCTCTTCTTCTGGGGCGATTCCAACCACGTCGACACCATCCGGAACCTGCTGACCTTCGTTCTTGGCGTTGAGGACACATCCGCCGTGACGCGCCGGTTTGACGCGGTGTTCACCAATCCCAGCGGCCAGGCAGGGACTCTGCGAATCACAAGCATCTTCAACGGCCACTGGAACATGAGCATGAACTATCTGGGCCTGCATTCCCTCCGGCACAAGGGGTTCCGGCAGCTTGTCCGGTCATACTTCCTGGGCGATGACCGTGTCCCGGATGTTGTTATCCTGAACTCGGGCCTTCACGACGGGTGCTACTGGAGCAGCCTTCGCTCTTACGTGCAGGGCACCGAGTATGCTGTGCAGTTCTGGGCTGGACTTATGGCTAAAGTGCGGTCGCGTGGGCTCACTGTGCCGAGGGTGTTCTACCGGACGACAGTTGCGACGGGTGGATATGCTCGGGACCTGGCATTCAATCCAAATAAGATGGAGCTATTCAATGGCGTGCTCGTGGAGAAGATGAGGCAGCACGGGGTGCTCACAGGCGGAGTGATAGACAACTTCGACATGACGTTCCCTTGGCACTACGACAACCGTTGTAACGACGGTGTGCACTACGGGCGTGCACCGGCGAAGTTGGTGTGGCGGGATGGCAAGATTGGTCACCAGTATTTCGTGGACCTCATGCTGGGGCATGTGCTCCTCAATGCCATCTGCAACGGATGA
- the LOC112270727 gene encoding uncharacterized protein LOC112270727: protein MPDVPAVEAGAGRSALLVALLAPLLDTLQDVAILCVMGGLPWNTLTNQRHKLKQKWFDPMPLSEVSRISPMKSMSNKEWCDLVDSWITPKKPDTCAKNKVSRSMVKYQQATGSRSYEVQVQEVFLSEKYKDKPPDAVDLFKETHFSTKRGFSENAQAAIDSMENFITREPKSAAEVISDVLNESTKNNRFLERIGLPPIPSSRTSKSSLLEKLEAERDGNAELRSTIEELKKAYEEAKVAQEEARKAKEEADAARVKNEEEIQAMKKKLEADEALLRQVMRRLQAQ from the exons ATGCCTGATGTCCctgcagttgaagcaggcgccggccgctcggcgctcctcgtggcgttGCTCGCGCCtttgcttgataccctgcaggatgtgGCAATCCTGTgcgtcatgggtggc ctgCCCTGGAACACGCTCACAAATCAACGCCACAAGCTGAAGCAAAAATGGTTTGATCCTATGCCATTGAGCGAAGTGTCAAGGATATCTCCTATGAAATCCATGAGCAACAAGGAATGGTGTGATCTTGTGGATTCCTGGATAACTCCTAAGAAACCG GATACTTGTGCAAAGAACAAGGTGAGCCGATCAATGGTCAAGTACCAGCAAGCCACTGGTTCACGCAGTTATGAGGTGCAAGTACAAGAAGTG tTTCTGAGCGAGAAGTACAAAGATAAACCTCCAGATGCAGTTGACTTGTTCAAGGAGACCCACTTTAGTACAAAAAGAGGATTTAGTGAGAATGCGCAAGCTGCAATT GATTCTATGGAAAATTTCATAACGAGAGAACCAAAATCTGCTGCTGAGGTCATTTCCGATGTGCTGAATGAGAGTACTAAGAATAACAGATTCTTGGAGCGTATTGGTTTGCCGCCAATCCCTTCGAGTAGAACATCCAAGAGTAGCCTTCTGGAGAAGCTAGAAGCTGAAAGAGATGGGAATGCTGAGTTGCGTAGTACCATTGAAGAGTTGAAAAAAGCATATGAAGAAGCTAAGGTggcacaagaagaagctaggAAAGCAAAGGAAGAAGCAGATGCAGCAAGAGTAAAGAATGAGGAAGAGATTCAAGCAATGAAGAAGAAACTTGAAGCAGATGAAGCCCTACTTCGGCAAGTGATGAGAAGGTTACAAGCCCAGTAA